Proteins from a single region of Pithys albifrons albifrons isolate INPA30051 chromosome 10, PitAlb_v1, whole genome shotgun sequence:
- the TIE1 gene encoding tyrosine-protein kinase receptor Tie-1 isoform X6, which yields MCRDIPGEAYAHLFPVKATQSVNVAEPATFSARILKRKETDVMWKRNGTYYQTTDRGEVQGDRVILTLPNVSVSENGVYSATFMGDSPLWSAFYRLIVRACPAKKWGPSCEKDCPDCLNGGICHDHVGECICPPGFMGTRCERACREGQFGRNCQETCQRAQGCRGLSFCLPDPYGCSCASGWSGSRCNQACPPGFYGPDCALGCTCRNGGSCNRFSGCVCPAGWHGQHCEKSDRFPQIIQLASELEFNLGSEPIVSCVATGNPLPTSDSVELRKADGTVLKLIKAIIEPGQITCEFQVGHLMKEDTGLWECRVSTTGGQDSRKVKVNIRVPPAPLSPPRLLAKQSRQLVVSPVDCFSGDGPITSIKLFYKPKDDNSAWSSIVVDNSENITLMNLRPVTAYIVKVQLSRPGAGGEGSKGPEAIMVTECLEPTVKPVIEGWSIEEKNTLHVNWKLPSNHEPAHGFIVHLFDSARRLVSEKNITSISVLSARIGDLEFNKEYGLEVLVYHCTSLGPPSDPYKVMINSKGPSSPRLLLAESMSDTAVRLSWQVPEYPNGGITKYIVELQQVGGTSEPQWIDTDSGAETTKIIGGLNASTSYQFRVRANSHVPGEWSQTVKAKTLGDAGALSVPPSLGSQSTEQAGIDQQLLLAIVGSVSVTCLTILFALLALFLIKKNFFHRRRTFTYQSGSVSAACPTRTVSPAPHIPARSRSRSVASSPDAARPHFHTERGEETILQFNSGTLTLTRRPKPQPEPLSYPILEWEDIKFEDMIGEGNFGQVIRAMIKKDGLKMNAAIKMLKEFASENDHRDFAGELEVLCKLGHHPNIINLLGACENKGYLYIAIEYAPYGNLLDFLRKSRVLETDPAFAKEHGTASTLTSQQLLQFASDVAKGMQYLSEKQFIHRDLAARNILVGENLASKIADFGLSRGEEVYVKKTMGRLPVRWMAIESLNYSVYTTKSDVWSFGVLLWEIVSLGGTPYCGMTCAELYEKLPQGYRMEKPRNCDDEVYELMRQCWRDRPYERPPFAQISMQLIRMLEARKAYVNMALFENFTYAGIDATAEEA from the exons atgtGTCGTGACATCCCAGGAGAAGCATATG CCCACCTCTTCCCAGTGAAGGCCACACAGTCTGTGAATGTTGCTGAGCCAGCCACCTTCTCTGCCAGGATCCTCAAGAGGAAGGAGACAGATGTTATGTGGAAAAGAAATG GTACCTACTACCAGACCACAGACCGGGGCGAGGTGCAGGGTGACCGTGTCATCCTGACACTCCCCAATGTCAGTGTCAGCGAAAATGGGGTCTACAGTGCCACATTCATGGGGGACAGCCCCCTGTGGAGTGCCTTCTACCGCCTCATCGTGAGAG cctgccctgcaaAGAAATGGGGACCATCCTGTGAGAAGGACTGTCCTGACTGTCTGAATGGCGGCATCTGCCATGACCATGTTGGGGAATGTATCTGCCCCCCAGGGTTCATGGGCACCCGCTGTGAGCGAG CCTGCCGGGAAGGCCAGTTTGGCCGCAACTGCCAGGAGACATGTcagagagcccagggctgccggGGTCTGAGCTTCTGCCTGCCGGATCCCTACGGCTGCTCCTGTGCCTCAGGCTGGAGTGGATCCCGCTGCAACCAAG cctgtcccccAGGATTCTATGGCCCTGACTGTGCCCTGGGGTGCACCTGCCGAAATGGAGGTAGCTGTAACCGTTTCAGTGGCTGTGTCTGCCCAGCAGGCTGGCATGGGCAGCACTGTGAGAAGTCAG ACCGGTTTCCCCAGATCATCCAGCTGGCCTCAGAGCTGGAGTTCAACCTGGGCTCAGAGCCCATTGTCAGCTGCGTGGCCACAGGCAACCCACTGCCCACCAGTGACAGCGTGGAGCTGCGCAAGGCTGATGGCACTGTGCTCAAG ctcATCAAAGCCATCATTGAGCCAGGACAGATCACCTGTGAGTTCCAGGTGGGGCACCTGATGAAGGAGGACACTGGGCTCTGGGAGTGCCGGGTATCTACAACCGGGGGCCAGGACAGCCGGAAAGTCAAGGTCAACATCCGAG tgccaccagcGCCTCTGAGTCCCCCTCGGTTGCTGGCCAAGCAGAGCCGCCAGCTTGTGGTGTCGCCTGTGGACTGCTTCTCTGGTGATGGACCCATCACCTCCATCAAGCTGTTCTACAAGCCCAAGGATGACAATTCAGCATGGTCATCCATTGTGG TCGACAACAGCGAGAACATCACCCTCATGAACCTCCGGCCGGTGACTGCCTACATTGTCAAGGTGCAGCTGAGCCGgccaggggctggtggggagggCAGCAAAGGACCTGAAGCCATCATGGTGACTGAGTGCCTTG AGCCCACAGTCAAGCCTGTGATTGAAGGCTGGTCCATAGAAGAGAAGAACACACTTCATGTCAACTGGAAGTTGCCAAGTAACCATGAGCCAGCACATGGCTTCATCGTACACCTCTTTGACTCTGCAAGGAGGCTGGTCTCTGAGAAAAACATCACATCCATCTCAGTGCTCTCTGCCCGCATCGGGGACCTGGAGTTCAACAAAGAGTatgggctggaggtgctggtgtaCCACTGCACCAGCCTGGGGCCACCGTCTGACCCCTATAAAGTCATGATCAACAGCAAAG GGCCCTCCTCCCCACGGTTGCTCTTGGCAGAGTCCATGTCCGACACCGCTGTCAGGCTCTCCTGGCAGGTCCCTGAGTACCCCAATGGGGGCATCACCAAGTACATcgtggagctgcagcaggtgggGGGCACCAGTGAACCCCAGTGGATCGACACTGACAGTGGCGCTGAGACCACCAAGATCATTGGGGGCCTCAATGCCAGCACCAGCTACCAGTTTCGTGTCCGTGCCAACTCCCATGTCCCAGGGGAATGGAGCCAGACCGTGAAAGCCAAGACCCTGGGAGACG CAGGAGCGCTGAGTGTGCCACCCAGCCTAGGCAGCCAGAGTACTGAGCAGGCGGGAATAGACCAGCAGCTGCTCTTGGCTATCGTTGGCTCCGTGTCTGTCACCTGCCTCACCATCCTCTTTGctctcctggcacttttcctcatcaagaagaattttttccacCGGCGCCGCACCTTTACATACCAGTCTGGCTCGGTGAGTGCCGCCTGCCCCACCAGGACTGTGTCCCCTGCTCCCCACATCCCAGCCCGATCCAGGTCACGCTCCGTAGCCTCCAGTCCGGATGCAGCCAGACCTCACTTCCACACAGAGAGG GGGGAAGAGACCATCCTGCAGTTCAACTCAGGGACCCTGACCTTGACACGCCGGCCCAAGCCACAACCTGAGCCTCTCAGCTACCCCATCCTGGAGTGGGAAGACATCAAGTTTGAAGACATGATCGGAGAGGGCAACTTTGGGCAGGTCATCAGAGCCATGATCAAAAAGGATGGTCTGAAAATGAATGCAGCCATCAAGATGCTGAAAG AGTTTGCTTCGGAGAATGACCATCGGGACTTTgctggggagctggaggtgctgtGCAAACTGGGCCATCACCCCAACATCATCAACTTGCTGGGTGCCTGTGAGAACAAGG GCTACCTGTACATTGCCATTGAGTATGCTCCCTACGGAAACCTCCTCGACTTCCTCCGCAAAAGCCGAGTCTTGGAGACAGATCCGGCCTTTGCCAAGGAGCACGGCACCGCCTCCACGCTCACCTCCCAACAGCTCCTCCAGTTTGCTTCAGATGTGGCCAAGGGGATGCAGTACTTGAGTGAGAAGCAG TTTATTCACAGAGACCTGGCAGCAAGAAATATCCTGGTGGGAGAAAATCTGGCCTCCAAGATTGCTGACTTTGGCCTCTCCAGAGGGGAGGAGGTCTATGTGAAGAAGACAATG GGCCGTTTGCCAGTTCGCTGGATGGCCATCGAGTCCCTGAACTACAGTGTGTACACTACCAAGAGTGATGT GTGGTCATTTGGTGTCCTGCTCTGGGAGATCGTCAGCTTGG gggggACACCATACTGTGGGATGACGTGTGCCGAGCTCTACGAGAAGCTGCCCCAGGGCTACCGCATGGAGAAGCCACGTAACTGTGATGATGAGGT GTACGAGTTGATGCGGCAGTGCTGGCGTGACCGCCCCTACGAACGCCCACCCTTCGCCCAGATCTCCATGCAGCTCATCCGCATGCTAGAGGCCAGAAAG GCCTACGTGAACATGGCCCTGTTTGAGAACTTCACCTACGCGGGGATCGATGCCACTGCCGAGGAGGCGTGA
- the TIE1 gene encoding tyrosine-protein kinase receptor Tie-1 isoform X3 — MGLQVYLLLLLPRLAGAILDITLIANVQSLSHSDFFLTCVMGERDVSYLQIERENKIVMTHPKTGFQNYRNRSNQVQARGFSMADLVGILYCLGRTPTEQAQVVYVHNSHNAHLFPVKATQSVNVAEPATFSARILKRKETDVMWKRNGTYYQTTDRGEVQGDRVILTLPNVSVSENGVYSATFMGDSPLWSAFYRLIVRACPAKKWGPSCEKDCPDCLNGGICHDHVGECICPPGFMGTRCERACREGQFGRNCQETCQRAQGCRGLSFCLPDPYGCSCASGWSGSRCNQACPPGFYGPDCALGCTCRNGGSCNRFSGCVCPAGWHGQHCEKSDRFPQIIQLASELEFNLGSEPIVSCVATGNPLPTSDSVELRKADGTVLKLIKAIIEPGQITCEFQVGHLMKEDTGLWECRVSTTGGQDSRKVKVNIRVPPAPLSPPRLLAKQSRQLVVSPVDCFSGDGPITSIKLFYKPKDDNSAWSSIVVDNSENITLMNLRPVTAYIVKVQLSRPGAGGEGSKGPEAIMVTECLEPTVKPVIEGWSIEEKNTLHVNWKLPSNHEPAHGFIVHLFDSARRLVSEKNITSISVLSARIGDLEFNKEYGLEVLVYHCTSLGPPSDPYKVMINSKGPSSPRLLLAESMSDTAVRLSWQVPEYPNGGITKYIVELQQVGGTSEPQWIDTDSGAETTKIIGGLNASTSYQFRVRANSHVPGEWSQTVKAKTLGDAGALSVPPSLGSQSTEQAGIDQQLLLAIVGSVSVTCLTILFALLALFLIKKNFFHRRRTFTYQSGSGEETILQFNSGTLTLTRRPKPQPEPLSYPILEWEDIKFEDMIGEGNFGQVIRAMIKKDGLKMNAAIKMLKEFASENDHRDFAGELEVLCKLGHHPNIINLLGACENKGYLYIAIEYAPYGNLLDFLRKSRVLETDPAFAKEHGTASTLTSQQLLQFASDVAKGMQYLSEKQFIHRDLAARNILVGENLASKIADFGLSRGEEVYVKKTMGRLPVRWMAIESLNYSVYTTKSDVWSFGVLLWEIVSLGGTPYCGMTCAELYEKLPQGYRMEKPRNCDDEVYELMRQCWRDRPYERPPFAQISMQLIRMLEARKAYVNMALFENFTYAGIDATAEEA, encoded by the exons ATGGGACTCCAGGTTTatcttctgcttctcctcccaCGCCTGGCAG GGGCCATCCTGGACATCACCCTGATTGCTAACGTGCAGAGCCTGTCCCACTCTGACTTCTTCCTCACCTGTGTCATGGGGGAGCGTGATGTGAGCTACCTGCAGATCGAGCGGGAGAACAAGATCGTGATGACACACCCCAAAACGGGCTTCCAAAACTACCGCAACCGCAGCAACCAGGTCCAGGCCAGGGGCTTCTCCATGGCCGACCTGGTGGGGATCCTTTACTGTCTGGGGCGCACCCCAACCGAGCAAGCACAGGTGGTCTATGTGCACAACAGCCACAATG CCCACCTCTTCCCAGTGAAGGCCACACAGTCTGTGAATGTTGCTGAGCCAGCCACCTTCTCTGCCAGGATCCTCAAGAGGAAGGAGACAGATGTTATGTGGAAAAGAAATG GTACCTACTACCAGACCACAGACCGGGGCGAGGTGCAGGGTGACCGTGTCATCCTGACACTCCCCAATGTCAGTGTCAGCGAAAATGGGGTCTACAGTGCCACATTCATGGGGGACAGCCCCCTGTGGAGTGCCTTCTACCGCCTCATCGTGAGAG cctgccctgcaaAGAAATGGGGACCATCCTGTGAGAAGGACTGTCCTGACTGTCTGAATGGCGGCATCTGCCATGACCATGTTGGGGAATGTATCTGCCCCCCAGGGTTCATGGGCACCCGCTGTGAGCGAG CCTGCCGGGAAGGCCAGTTTGGCCGCAACTGCCAGGAGACATGTcagagagcccagggctgccggGGTCTGAGCTTCTGCCTGCCGGATCCCTACGGCTGCTCCTGTGCCTCAGGCTGGAGTGGATCCCGCTGCAACCAAG cctgtcccccAGGATTCTATGGCCCTGACTGTGCCCTGGGGTGCACCTGCCGAAATGGAGGTAGCTGTAACCGTTTCAGTGGCTGTGTCTGCCCAGCAGGCTGGCATGGGCAGCACTGTGAGAAGTCAG ACCGGTTTCCCCAGATCATCCAGCTGGCCTCAGAGCTGGAGTTCAACCTGGGCTCAGAGCCCATTGTCAGCTGCGTGGCCACAGGCAACCCACTGCCCACCAGTGACAGCGTGGAGCTGCGCAAGGCTGATGGCACTGTGCTCAAG ctcATCAAAGCCATCATTGAGCCAGGACAGATCACCTGTGAGTTCCAGGTGGGGCACCTGATGAAGGAGGACACTGGGCTCTGGGAGTGCCGGGTATCTACAACCGGGGGCCAGGACAGCCGGAAAGTCAAGGTCAACATCCGAG tgccaccagcGCCTCTGAGTCCCCCTCGGTTGCTGGCCAAGCAGAGCCGCCAGCTTGTGGTGTCGCCTGTGGACTGCTTCTCTGGTGATGGACCCATCACCTCCATCAAGCTGTTCTACAAGCCCAAGGATGACAATTCAGCATGGTCATCCATTGTGG TCGACAACAGCGAGAACATCACCCTCATGAACCTCCGGCCGGTGACTGCCTACATTGTCAAGGTGCAGCTGAGCCGgccaggggctggtggggagggCAGCAAAGGACCTGAAGCCATCATGGTGACTGAGTGCCTTG AGCCCACAGTCAAGCCTGTGATTGAAGGCTGGTCCATAGAAGAGAAGAACACACTTCATGTCAACTGGAAGTTGCCAAGTAACCATGAGCCAGCACATGGCTTCATCGTACACCTCTTTGACTCTGCAAGGAGGCTGGTCTCTGAGAAAAACATCACATCCATCTCAGTGCTCTCTGCCCGCATCGGGGACCTGGAGTTCAACAAAGAGTatgggctggaggtgctggtgtaCCACTGCACCAGCCTGGGGCCACCGTCTGACCCCTATAAAGTCATGATCAACAGCAAAG GGCCCTCCTCCCCACGGTTGCTCTTGGCAGAGTCCATGTCCGACACCGCTGTCAGGCTCTCCTGGCAGGTCCCTGAGTACCCCAATGGGGGCATCACCAAGTACATcgtggagctgcagcaggtgggGGGCACCAGTGAACCCCAGTGGATCGACACTGACAGTGGCGCTGAGACCACCAAGATCATTGGGGGCCTCAATGCCAGCACCAGCTACCAGTTTCGTGTCCGTGCCAACTCCCATGTCCCAGGGGAATGGAGCCAGACCGTGAAAGCCAAGACCCTGGGAGACG CAGGAGCGCTGAGTGTGCCACCCAGCCTAGGCAGCCAGAGTACTGAGCAGGCGGGAATAGACCAGCAGCTGCTCTTGGCTATCGTTGGCTCCGTGTCTGTCACCTGCCTCACCATCCTCTTTGctctcctggcacttttcctcatcaagaagaattttttccacCGGCGCCGCACCTTTACATACCAGTCTGGCTCG GGGGAAGAGACCATCCTGCAGTTCAACTCAGGGACCCTGACCTTGACACGCCGGCCCAAGCCACAACCTGAGCCTCTCAGCTACCCCATCCTGGAGTGGGAAGACATCAAGTTTGAAGACATGATCGGAGAGGGCAACTTTGGGCAGGTCATCAGAGCCATGATCAAAAAGGATGGTCTGAAAATGAATGCAGCCATCAAGATGCTGAAAG AGTTTGCTTCGGAGAATGACCATCGGGACTTTgctggggagctggaggtgctgtGCAAACTGGGCCATCACCCCAACATCATCAACTTGCTGGGTGCCTGTGAGAACAAGG GCTACCTGTACATTGCCATTGAGTATGCTCCCTACGGAAACCTCCTCGACTTCCTCCGCAAAAGCCGAGTCTTGGAGACAGATCCGGCCTTTGCCAAGGAGCACGGCACCGCCTCCACGCTCACCTCCCAACAGCTCCTCCAGTTTGCTTCAGATGTGGCCAAGGGGATGCAGTACTTGAGTGAGAAGCAG TTTATTCACAGAGACCTGGCAGCAAGAAATATCCTGGTGGGAGAAAATCTGGCCTCCAAGATTGCTGACTTTGGCCTCTCCAGAGGGGAGGAGGTCTATGTGAAGAAGACAATG GGCCGTTTGCCAGTTCGCTGGATGGCCATCGAGTCCCTGAACTACAGTGTGTACACTACCAAGAGTGATGT GTGGTCATTTGGTGTCCTGCTCTGGGAGATCGTCAGCTTGG gggggACACCATACTGTGGGATGACGTGTGCCGAGCTCTACGAGAAGCTGCCCCAGGGCTACCGCATGGAGAAGCCACGTAACTGTGATGATGAGGT GTACGAGTTGATGCGGCAGTGCTGGCGTGACCGCCCCTACGAACGCCCACCCTTCGCCCAGATCTCCATGCAGCTCATCCGCATGCTAGAGGCCAGAAAG GCCTACGTGAACATGGCCCTGTTTGAGAACTTCACCTACGCGGGGATCGATGCCACTGCCGAGGAGGCGTGA
- the TIE1 gene encoding tyrosine-protein kinase receptor Tie-1 isoform X1, giving the protein MGLQVYLLLLLPRLAGAILDITLIANVQSLSHSDFFLTCVMGERDVSYLQIERENKIVMTHPKTGFQNYRNRSNQVQARGFSMADLVGILYCLGRTPTEQAQVVYVHNSHNAHLFPVKATQSVNVAEPATFSARILKRKETDVMWKRNGTYYQTTDRGEVQGDRVILTLPNVSVSENGVYSATFMGDSPLWSAFYRLIVRACPAKKWGPSCEKDCPDCLNGGICHDHVGECICPPGFMGTRCERACREGQFGRNCQETCQRAQGCRGLSFCLPDPYGCSCASGWSGSRCNQACPPGFYGPDCALGCTCRNGGSCNRFSGCVCPAGWHGQHCEKSDRFPQIIQLASELEFNLGSEPIVSCVATGNPLPTSDSVELRKADGTVLKLIKAIIEPGQITCEFQVGHLMKEDTGLWECRVSTTGGQDSRKVKVNIRVPPAPLSPPRLLAKQSRQLVVSPVDCFSGDGPITSIKLFYKPKDDNSAWSSIVVDNSENITLMNLRPVTAYIVKVQLSRPGAGGEGSKGPEAIMVTECLEPTVKPVIEGWSIEEKNTLHVNWKLPSNHEPAHGFIVHLFDSARRLVSEKNITSISVLSARIGDLEFNKEYGLEVLVYHCTSLGPPSDPYKVMINSKGPSSPRLLLAESMSDTAVRLSWQVPEYPNGGITKYIVELQQVGGTSEPQWIDTDSGAETTKIIGGLNASTSYQFRVRANSHVPGEWSQTVKAKTLGDAGALSVPPSLGSQSTEQAGIDQQLLLAIVGSVSVTCLTILFALLALFLIKKNFFHRRRTFTYQSGSVSAACPTRTVSPAPHIPARSRSRSVASSPDAARPHFHTERGEETILQFNSGTLTLTRRPKPQPEPLSYPILEWEDIKFEDMIGEGNFGQVIRAMIKKDGLKMNAAIKMLKEFASENDHRDFAGELEVLCKLGHHPNIINLLGACENKGYLYIAIEYAPYGNLLDFLRKSRVLETDPAFAKEHGTASTLTSQQLLQFASDVAKGMQYLSEKQFIHRDLAARNILVGENLASKIADFGLSRGEEVYVKKTMGRLPVRWMAIESLNYSVYTTKSDVWSFGVLLWEIVSLGGTPYCGMTCAELYEKLPQGYRMEKPRNCDDEVYELMRQCWRDRPYERPPFAQISMQLIRMLEARKAYVNMALFENFTYAGIDATAEEA; this is encoded by the exons ATGGGACTCCAGGTTTatcttctgcttctcctcccaCGCCTGGCAG GGGCCATCCTGGACATCACCCTGATTGCTAACGTGCAGAGCCTGTCCCACTCTGACTTCTTCCTCACCTGTGTCATGGGGGAGCGTGATGTGAGCTACCTGCAGATCGAGCGGGAGAACAAGATCGTGATGACACACCCCAAAACGGGCTTCCAAAACTACCGCAACCGCAGCAACCAGGTCCAGGCCAGGGGCTTCTCCATGGCCGACCTGGTGGGGATCCTTTACTGTCTGGGGCGCACCCCAACCGAGCAAGCACAGGTGGTCTATGTGCACAACAGCCACAATG CCCACCTCTTCCCAGTGAAGGCCACACAGTCTGTGAATGTTGCTGAGCCAGCCACCTTCTCTGCCAGGATCCTCAAGAGGAAGGAGACAGATGTTATGTGGAAAAGAAATG GTACCTACTACCAGACCACAGACCGGGGCGAGGTGCAGGGTGACCGTGTCATCCTGACACTCCCCAATGTCAGTGTCAGCGAAAATGGGGTCTACAGTGCCACATTCATGGGGGACAGCCCCCTGTGGAGTGCCTTCTACCGCCTCATCGTGAGAG cctgccctgcaaAGAAATGGGGACCATCCTGTGAGAAGGACTGTCCTGACTGTCTGAATGGCGGCATCTGCCATGACCATGTTGGGGAATGTATCTGCCCCCCAGGGTTCATGGGCACCCGCTGTGAGCGAG CCTGCCGGGAAGGCCAGTTTGGCCGCAACTGCCAGGAGACATGTcagagagcccagggctgccggGGTCTGAGCTTCTGCCTGCCGGATCCCTACGGCTGCTCCTGTGCCTCAGGCTGGAGTGGATCCCGCTGCAACCAAG cctgtcccccAGGATTCTATGGCCCTGACTGTGCCCTGGGGTGCACCTGCCGAAATGGAGGTAGCTGTAACCGTTTCAGTGGCTGTGTCTGCCCAGCAGGCTGGCATGGGCAGCACTGTGAGAAGTCAG ACCGGTTTCCCCAGATCATCCAGCTGGCCTCAGAGCTGGAGTTCAACCTGGGCTCAGAGCCCATTGTCAGCTGCGTGGCCACAGGCAACCCACTGCCCACCAGTGACAGCGTGGAGCTGCGCAAGGCTGATGGCACTGTGCTCAAG ctcATCAAAGCCATCATTGAGCCAGGACAGATCACCTGTGAGTTCCAGGTGGGGCACCTGATGAAGGAGGACACTGGGCTCTGGGAGTGCCGGGTATCTACAACCGGGGGCCAGGACAGCCGGAAAGTCAAGGTCAACATCCGAG tgccaccagcGCCTCTGAGTCCCCCTCGGTTGCTGGCCAAGCAGAGCCGCCAGCTTGTGGTGTCGCCTGTGGACTGCTTCTCTGGTGATGGACCCATCACCTCCATCAAGCTGTTCTACAAGCCCAAGGATGACAATTCAGCATGGTCATCCATTGTGG TCGACAACAGCGAGAACATCACCCTCATGAACCTCCGGCCGGTGACTGCCTACATTGTCAAGGTGCAGCTGAGCCGgccaggggctggtggggagggCAGCAAAGGACCTGAAGCCATCATGGTGACTGAGTGCCTTG AGCCCACAGTCAAGCCTGTGATTGAAGGCTGGTCCATAGAAGAGAAGAACACACTTCATGTCAACTGGAAGTTGCCAAGTAACCATGAGCCAGCACATGGCTTCATCGTACACCTCTTTGACTCTGCAAGGAGGCTGGTCTCTGAGAAAAACATCACATCCATCTCAGTGCTCTCTGCCCGCATCGGGGACCTGGAGTTCAACAAAGAGTatgggctggaggtgctggtgtaCCACTGCACCAGCCTGGGGCCACCGTCTGACCCCTATAAAGTCATGATCAACAGCAAAG GGCCCTCCTCCCCACGGTTGCTCTTGGCAGAGTCCATGTCCGACACCGCTGTCAGGCTCTCCTGGCAGGTCCCTGAGTACCCCAATGGGGGCATCACCAAGTACATcgtggagctgcagcaggtgggGGGCACCAGTGAACCCCAGTGGATCGACACTGACAGTGGCGCTGAGACCACCAAGATCATTGGGGGCCTCAATGCCAGCACCAGCTACCAGTTTCGTGTCCGTGCCAACTCCCATGTCCCAGGGGAATGGAGCCAGACCGTGAAAGCCAAGACCCTGGGAGACG CAGGAGCGCTGAGTGTGCCACCCAGCCTAGGCAGCCAGAGTACTGAGCAGGCGGGAATAGACCAGCAGCTGCTCTTGGCTATCGTTGGCTCCGTGTCTGTCACCTGCCTCACCATCCTCTTTGctctcctggcacttttcctcatcaagaagaattttttccacCGGCGCCGCACCTTTACATACCAGTCTGGCTCGGTGAGTGCCGCCTGCCCCACCAGGACTGTGTCCCCTGCTCCCCACATCCCAGCCCGATCCAGGTCACGCTCCGTAGCCTCCAGTCCGGATGCAGCCAGACCTCACTTCCACACAGAGAGG GGGGAAGAGACCATCCTGCAGTTCAACTCAGGGACCCTGACCTTGACACGCCGGCCCAAGCCACAACCTGAGCCTCTCAGCTACCCCATCCTGGAGTGGGAAGACATCAAGTTTGAAGACATGATCGGAGAGGGCAACTTTGGGCAGGTCATCAGAGCCATGATCAAAAAGGATGGTCTGAAAATGAATGCAGCCATCAAGATGCTGAAAG AGTTTGCTTCGGAGAATGACCATCGGGACTTTgctggggagctggaggtgctgtGCAAACTGGGCCATCACCCCAACATCATCAACTTGCTGGGTGCCTGTGAGAACAAGG GCTACCTGTACATTGCCATTGAGTATGCTCCCTACGGAAACCTCCTCGACTTCCTCCGCAAAAGCCGAGTCTTGGAGACAGATCCGGCCTTTGCCAAGGAGCACGGCACCGCCTCCACGCTCACCTCCCAACAGCTCCTCCAGTTTGCTTCAGATGTGGCCAAGGGGATGCAGTACTTGAGTGAGAAGCAG TTTATTCACAGAGACCTGGCAGCAAGAAATATCCTGGTGGGAGAAAATCTGGCCTCCAAGATTGCTGACTTTGGCCTCTCCAGAGGGGAGGAGGTCTATGTGAAGAAGACAATG GGCCGTTTGCCAGTTCGCTGGATGGCCATCGAGTCCCTGAACTACAGTGTGTACACTACCAAGAGTGATGT GTGGTCATTTGGTGTCCTGCTCTGGGAGATCGTCAGCTTGG gggggACACCATACTGTGGGATGACGTGTGCCGAGCTCTACGAGAAGCTGCCCCAGGGCTACCGCATGGAGAAGCCACGTAACTGTGATGATGAGGT GTACGAGTTGATGCGGCAGTGCTGGCGTGACCGCCCCTACGAACGCCCACCCTTCGCCCAGATCTCCATGCAGCTCATCCGCATGCTAGAGGCCAGAAAG GCCTACGTGAACATGGCCCTGTTTGAGAACTTCACCTACGCGGGGATCGATGCCACTGCCGAGGAGGCGTGA